One segment of Halomonas sp. TD01 DNA contains the following:
- a CDS encoding polynucleotide adenylyltransferase, which produces MFQVDAKTKGLNVYRVGGAVRDTLLGWPVVDNDWVVVGATPEIMQRRGFKPVGRDFPVFLHPDTAEEYALARTERKSGHGYGGFEVHASPDVTLEEDLSRRDLTINAIAQRFDGALTDPFNGQRDIEQRLLRHVSPAFSEDPLRVLRTARFLARYAHLGFAIAPETLELMRDVSRSGELSHLAAERVWVETEKALGEPNPDRYFTALNGCEALAAWWPELTDDVVLANALEAMALETVAQVAIDSSLPLAHWRYALLVSVLNDAQRDALAIRLRLPNAVTQLARHVAMSMSVLAEPLNEERVLHWLERLDGWRKPAQVNAQLQLIKRLSEKAVEPLSRAWHAAQSVDPQALLHEGYRGAALGKALRECRQQAVARALLNVR; this is translated from the coding sequence GTGTTTCAGGTAGATGCGAAAACCAAAGGACTCAACGTTTATCGTGTTGGCGGGGCAGTGCGCGATACGCTGTTAGGCTGGCCGGTAGTGGATAATGATTGGGTCGTCGTCGGTGCCACGCCAGAAATCATGCAGCGGAGAGGTTTTAAACCAGTGGGGCGCGATTTTCCGGTATTCCTGCATCCTGATACCGCCGAAGAGTATGCGCTAGCGCGCACTGAGAGAAAGTCTGGCCACGGTTATGGTGGCTTTGAAGTACACGCAAGTCCTGATGTGACCTTAGAAGAAGACCTTTCAAGGCGTGATTTAACCATCAACGCGATTGCGCAGCGCTTTGATGGTGCGTTGACCGACCCCTTTAATGGTCAGCGAGATATTGAGCAGCGCCTATTACGCCATGTGTCCCCGGCATTTAGTGAAGATCCCTTACGGGTGCTTCGCACTGCACGCTTTCTTGCCCGTTATGCGCACTTAGGGTTTGCCATTGCGCCTGAAACCCTCGAACTAATGCGAGATGTAAGCCGCAGTGGTGAGCTTAGCCACCTTGCTGCGGAGCGAGTGTGGGTCGAAACCGAAAAAGCGTTGGGTGAACCAAATCCTGACCGTTACTTCACCGCCTTAAACGGTTGCGAGGCGCTGGCTGCTTGGTGGCCTGAGCTAACAGATGACGTTGTACTGGCAAACGCGCTTGAGGCGATGGCGCTTGAGACGGTCGCGCAGGTGGCTATCGATAGCTCACTTCCACTGGCTCACTGGCGCTACGCGTTGTTGGTGTCGGTATTGAATGATGCTCAGCGTGATGCACTGGCGATAAGATTGCGATTGCCTAATGCGGTGACGCAGCTTGCGCGCCATGTGGCAATGAGTATGAGCGTTTTGGCTGAGCCGTTAAACGAAGAACGCGTTCTGCACTGGCTGGAGCGTTTGGATGGTTGGCGTAAGCCCGCGCAGGTCAATGCGCAGTTACAGCTCATCAAGCGTTTATCCGAGAAAGCGGTTGAACCGCTGAGCCGTGCGTGGCATGCCGCACAAAGCGTTGACCCTCAAGCGCTATTGCACGAAGGATATCGTGGAGCAGCCTTAGGTAAGGCGCTACGTGAATGCCGCCAGCAGGCAGTGGCGCGTGCATTGTTAAATGTGCGCTAA
- the folK gene encoding 2-amino-4-hydroxy-6-hydroxymethyldihydropteridine diphosphokinase: protein MSLVTLSLGSNIDPDTHIRLCLDALEDTFGPLQISRIFESEPVGFNDNRNFYNLVVAFDSDCSVGELQAWSKQLEIAHGRTPDMIKCSPRALDIDLLTVGGICGTIDGVTLPRGEITHNAFVLQPLAELLPNQYHPVYGLPYAALWQRFKMGSQRLWAIDFHWRGRWISRADPAPKTASAR, encoded by the coding sequence ATGAGCTTGGTTACTCTCAGTTTAGGCAGCAATATTGATCCCGACACCCATATTCGCCTGTGCCTAGATGCGCTTGAAGACACGTTTGGCCCCCTTCAAATATCACGCATTTTTGAAAGCGAGCCGGTGGGATTTAACGATAATCGCAACTTTTACAACCTTGTGGTTGCGTTTGATAGCGATTGCTCGGTGGGTGAGCTTCAAGCGTGGTCTAAGCAACTTGAAATTGCCCATGGGCGCACTCCCGATATGATTAAGTGCAGCCCTCGAGCACTGGATATTGACCTGCTTACAGTAGGTGGCATTTGCGGCACCATCGACGGTGTTACCCTGCCACGAGGAGAAATCACGCACAATGCCTTCGTTCTACAGCCGCTAGCGGAGCTACTACCCAATCAGTACCACCCCGTCTATGGTTTGCCTTACGCTGCGCTATGGCAGCGCTTTAAAATGGGTAGTCAACGTTTGTGGGCCATCGATTTTCATTGGCGTGGCCGCTGGATTTCCCGGGCAGATCCTGCGCCAAAGACGGCATCAGCTCGCTGA
- the folB gene encoding dihydroneopterin aldolase produces the protein MDRILIEALAVDTVIGVYDWERTIVQSLSLDLSLATDIRPAAAADDLCLTLDYAAICQRIQRFADEHQFALVETFAERLAKCLQQEFSITWLRLTVRKPGAVPQAASVGLEIIRGTLP, from the coding sequence GTGGATCGCATTTTGATCGAAGCGCTGGCAGTAGATACCGTCATCGGTGTGTACGACTGGGAGCGCACTATTGTTCAGTCTCTGAGCTTGGACTTATCGCTCGCAACGGACATCCGTCCCGCTGCCGCTGCCGATGATTTATGCCTGACACTTGATTATGCAGCCATTTGCCAGCGAATTCAGCGCTTTGCCGACGAGCACCAATTTGCCCTTGTCGAGACCTTTGCCGAGCGCCTAGCGAAATGCTTACAGCAGGAATTTTCCATTACCTGGCTGCGCCTTACCGTGCGCAAGCCGGGTGCCGTTCCACAAGCCGCTAGCGTCGGCCTTGAAATCATCCGCGGCACGCTTCCATGA